In the genome of Hymenobacter taeanensis, one region contains:
- a CDS encoding Ohr family peroxiredoxin, protein MASTEKKTLYTADATAVGGRSGHVRSATGVIDMDMSVPEGLGGKKGATNPEELFAAGYSSCFQQALLVIAQRAGDKLDPQTEVKCSVSLFQEGEAYGLSAILDVDLKAFDREKTIDMVKQAHKICPYSVGTRGNMEVELRVQGEAVPVEAEENAGVAANGGVS, encoded by the coding sequence ATGGCAAGCACTGAAAAAAAGACTCTGTATACTGCTGATGCTACGGCCGTTGGTGGTCGTAGCGGCCACGTACGTTCCGCAACCGGGGTAATTGACATGGATATGTCGGTGCCGGAAGGATTAGGCGGCAAAAAAGGCGCCACCAACCCCGAGGAGCTATTTGCAGCGGGCTATTCATCCTGCTTTCAGCAAGCTCTGCTGGTAATTGCGCAGCGCGCCGGTGATAAGCTAGACCCTCAAACCGAGGTAAAGTGCTCGGTATCGTTGTTTCAGGAAGGGGAGGCCTACGGTCTGTCGGCAATTCTTGATGTTGACCTGAAAGCGTTTGACCGTGAAAAGACCATTGACATGGTGAAGCAGGCGCATAAAATCTGTCCTTATTCGGTAGGCACCCGCGGCAACATGGAAGTAGAACTCCGTGTGCAAGGCGAAGCCGTTCCGGTAGAAGCGGAAGAAAATGCCGGTGTTGCGGCTAATGGCGGCGTATCCTAG
- a CDS encoding transglutaminase-like domain-containing protein: MDKKFTVLVIGMALGITQAVGQAKGKAIAADPEHITYLTSPDPVAYAFQYSPPSTAYLNRFREMYGLDAVVAQETTDLGRARALSLWVHNRLEHDGHKPFKSTDAFAILHAAMLGHPVQCVEYGLVLTTAFNSLGIPARPLYLKAHNVQTKGSAAGHALTEAWLPDLGKWVMVDSQWDIIPLLSNRPLNALELQQALANDEPTLSALTSTDAKSKPYFRWLKQYLFYFDTVMDNRYGVRSARTGLMLVPVGAHKPVLFQRAEAIHNMRYTHSAATFYSSPSGASWLTEGMAGK, translated from the coding sequence ATGGATAAGAAGTTTACTGTCTTGGTAATAGGTATGGCCCTGGGTATAACGCAGGCAGTAGGCCAAGCGAAAGGAAAAGCTATAGCCGCCGATCCGGAGCATATCACCTACCTCACGTCACCTGATCCAGTAGCTTACGCGTTTCAGTACAGCCCGCCGAGTACTGCTTATCTAAACCGCTTCCGGGAAATGTATGGGCTGGATGCCGTAGTGGCGCAGGAAACCACGGACCTGGGGCGGGCACGGGCCCTCTCGCTGTGGGTGCACAACCGCCTGGAGCACGACGGACACAAGCCGTTTAAATCGACGGACGCATTTGCCATTCTACACGCCGCTATGCTAGGCCACCCCGTGCAATGTGTAGAATATGGCTTAGTGCTAACTACCGCTTTCAATTCCTTGGGCATTCCGGCGAGGCCACTTTACCTAAAGGCGCACAACGTCCAGACGAAAGGCTCTGCTGCTGGCCACGCTCTCACCGAAGCCTGGCTTCCTGACTTAGGAAAGTGGGTGATGGTGGACAGCCAATGGGATATTATCCCCCTGCTCAGCAATAGGCCGCTCAACGCACTGGAGTTGCAACAGGCGTTGGCAAACGACGAACCCACCCTAAGCGCCCTTACCTCTACCGACGCCAAATCCAAGCCCTATTTTCGTTGGTTGAAGCAGTATTTATTCTATTTTGATACGGTAATGGATAACCGTTATGGTGTCAGATCTGCACGTACAGGTTTGATGCTGGTTCCGGTGGGTGCCCATAAGCCTGTACTATTTCAACGGGCAGAAGCTATTCACAACATGCGGTATACTCACTCGGCCGCTACCTTTTACTCCTCCCCAAGTGGAGCTTCCTGGCTGACTGAAGGTATGGCTGGAAAATAA
- the sucC gene encoding ADP-forming succinate--CoA ligase subunit beta, which yields MNIHEYQGKDILKRYGVRVQEGIVADTAEEAVEAAKKLNAETGTSWYVIKAQIHAGGRGKGGGVKLAKNLEQVQEIAGQIIGMQLVTKQTGAEGRKVHKVLVAQDVYYPGESETKEYYMSVLLDRTTGQNVIIYTTEGGMDIEEVAESHPDKILKEHVDPRVGLRPFQAAKIAFNLGLTGAAQKEMVKFVMALYKAYDETDSSMFEINPVLKTSDNKILAVDAKVTLDENALYRHKDFVELRDTNEEDPLEVEASASNLNYVKLDGNVGCMVNGAGLAMATMDIIKLSGGEPANFLDVGGGANAQTVEAGFRIILKDPNVKAILINIFGGIVRCDRVANGVVEAYKNIGDIKVPIIVRLQGTNAEEGARIIDESGLKVFSAVLLKDAAQKVKEVLASQVA from the coding sequence ATGAATATTCACGAGTATCAGGGCAAAGACATTCTGAAGCGCTACGGCGTACGCGTGCAGGAAGGCATCGTGGCCGATACGGCTGAGGAAGCCGTAGAAGCTGCCAAGAAGCTGAACGCCGAAACCGGTACTAGCTGGTACGTTATCAAAGCCCAGATTCATGCCGGCGGACGCGGCAAAGGGGGCGGGGTGAAACTCGCCAAAAACCTGGAGCAGGTACAGGAAATTGCCGGCCAGATCATTGGCATGCAGCTCGTTACCAAGCAGACCGGCGCCGAAGGCCGTAAAGTGCACAAAGTACTGGTAGCTCAGGACGTGTACTACCCCGGCGAGTCGGAAACCAAAGAATACTACATGAGCGTGCTGCTGGACCGTACCACCGGCCAGAACGTTATCATCTACACCACCGAGGGCGGCATGGACATCGAAGAGGTGGCCGAGTCGCATCCCGACAAGATCCTGAAGGAGCACGTTGATCCTCGCGTAGGCCTGCGCCCCTTCCAGGCGGCTAAAATTGCTTTCAACCTGGGCCTGACCGGCGCAGCGCAAAAGGAAATGGTGAAGTTCGTAATGGCCCTGTACAAAGCCTACGACGAAACCGACTCCAGCATGTTCGAAATCAACCCCGTGTTGAAGACCTCGGACAACAAGATCCTGGCCGTTGACGCCAAAGTAACCCTCGACGAAAACGCCCTCTACCGTCATAAAGACTTCGTAGAGCTGCGCGACACCAACGAGGAAGATCCCCTGGAAGTAGAAGCTTCGGCCTCGAACCTGAACTACGTAAAGCTCGACGGCAACGTAGGCTGCATGGTGAATGGTGCTGGTCTGGCTATGGCTACCATGGACATCATCAAGCTCTCGGGTGGCGAGCCTGCCAACTTCCTCGACGTAGGGGGTGGAGCTAATGCCCAAACCGTCGAGGCTGGTTTCCGCATCATCCTGAAGGACCCGAACGTGAAAGCCATCCTCATCAACATCTTCGGCGGCATCGTTCGTTGCGACCGGGTTGCTAACGGTGTAGTAGAGGCCTACAAAAATATCGGCGACATTAAAGTCCCGATCATCGTTCGTCTGCAGGGCACCAACGCCGAGGAAGGCGCTCGTATCATCGACGAGAGCGGTCTGAAAGTATTCTCGGCTGTATTACTGAAGGACGCTGCCCAGAAAGTGAAAGAAGTACTAGCTTCCCAAGTAGCTTAA
- a CDS encoding glycoside hydrolase family 113 has product MSAFRTLARFGLLLLGLLLLSVAAWWNWPRRPATASTDALASVGPVLPPPADNRMRGVNWVAADSTSSTDMEPLVRAHITWIAQTPFGWQAAAAQPEIRLHTGSAKGGRGGYWGESDAGLIFTAIQARQRGVKTLLKPHLWLRNGGTWPGDINMTTPADWQAWFASYSTFILHYAQLAEANDLEALCIGTELEHASVGHEKEWRVLIKQLRKVYHGPLTYAANWSGEFEQIKFWDALDYIGIQAYFPLSKTTAPEKAALLAAWQEPLRRIEAVHKRFKKPVIFTEVGYKTTPDAAIEPWAWPDRMAVVTSVDEATQRVCYEALFETFWTRPWLRGLFIWKWYPGLRPDGPARRHLDFTPQHKPAERVLAEWYGR; this is encoded by the coding sequence ATGTCTGCTTTCCGCACTTTGGCTCGCTTCGGGCTGCTGCTCCTAGGCCTGTTGCTGCTGAGCGTAGCCGCGTGGTGGAACTGGCCCCGCCGCCCGGCAACAGCTTCTACTGATGCTCTGGCCTCCGTTGGCCCCGTGCTACCCCCGCCTGCCGACAACCGCATGCGCGGCGTAAACTGGGTAGCTGCCGACTCCACCTCCTCCACCGACATGGAGCCCCTGGTTCGGGCGCACATCACCTGGATTGCTCAAACCCCCTTTGGCTGGCAGGCGGCCGCAGCCCAACCCGAAATTAGGTTGCACACGGGCAGTGCCAAAGGCGGGCGCGGCGGCTACTGGGGTGAGAGTGATGCTGGCCTCATTTTTACGGCCATCCAGGCCCGGCAGCGCGGTGTTAAAACTCTGCTCAAGCCTCACCTGTGGCTGCGCAACGGCGGCACCTGGCCCGGCGACATCAACATGACCACCCCCGCCGATTGGCAGGCGTGGTTTGCCAGCTACTCTACCTTTATTCTGCACTACGCTCAGCTAGCCGAAGCTAATGACTTAGAAGCCCTGTGCATCGGGACGGAGCTGGAGCACGCCAGCGTAGGCCACGAGAAGGAATGGCGTGTCCTGATCAAGCAACTTCGGAAGGTGTACCACGGCCCGCTTACTTACGCGGCCAACTGGAGCGGTGAGTTTGAGCAGATCAAGTTCTGGGATGCCCTTGACTACATTGGTATTCAGGCATACTTCCCCCTCAGTAAAACCACGGCCCCGGAGAAAGCGGCGCTGCTGGCTGCCTGGCAAGAACCACTCCGCCGCATTGAAGCCGTGCACAAACGCTTTAAGAAGCCGGTAATTTTCACAGAGGTTGGGTACAAAACCACGCCCGACGCGGCCATTGAGCCGTGGGCCTGGCCCGACCGGATGGCCGTGGTAACCAGCGTTGATGAAGCCACCCAGCGGGTGTGCTACGAGGCCCTCTTTGAAACCTTCTGGACGCGACCTTGGCTGCGCGGCCTGTTTATCTGGAAGTGGTACCCTGGCCTACGGCCCGATGGCCCCGCCCGCCGCCACCTCGACTTCACGCCCCAGCACAAGCCCGCCGAGCGAGTACTGGCGGAGTGGTACGGGCGGTGA
- a CDS encoding ABC transporter ATP-binding protein gives MLQAINVRKSYNTLEVLKGIDLTIEKSEIVSIVGSSGAGKSTLLHILGTLDNPDSGEVLFDGESVSSLGRSDLARFRNRHIGFIFQFHNLLPEFTALENVCLPAYLAGRSEKETRVRARELLGMLNLERRADHKPSEMSGGEQQRTAVARALINSPEIIFADEPSGNLDSQNAQELHQIFFLLRKELGQTFVIITHNDQLAEMADRKITMKDGHIWEG, from the coding sequence TTGCTGCAAGCTATCAACGTCCGCAAAAGCTATAACACGCTGGAAGTTCTTAAGGGCATCGATCTGACGATTGAAAAGTCAGAAATCGTATCCATTGTAGGTTCTTCGGGAGCGGGCAAAAGCACGCTGCTGCACATTCTGGGCACGCTCGACAACCCCGATTCTGGCGAAGTGCTGTTCGATGGTGAGTCAGTAAGCTCGCTGGGCCGCTCTGATCTGGCGCGGTTCCGCAACCGCCACATTGGCTTTATCTTCCAGTTTCATAACCTGCTGCCCGAGTTTACGGCCCTCGAAAACGTGTGCCTGCCGGCTTACCTGGCGGGCCGCTCAGAGAAGGAAACCCGCGTGCGAGCCCGCGAATTGCTTGGGATGCTGAACCTGGAACGTCGCGCCGACCATAAGCCCTCCGAAATGAGCGGCGGTGAGCAGCAGCGCACGGCCGTAGCCCGGGCCCTCATCAACTCCCCCGAAATCATCTTCGCCGACGAGCCCAGCGGCAACCTCGACTCGCAGAATGCTCAGGAGCTGCACCAGATCTTCTTTCTGCTGCGCAAGGAGCTCGGCCAGACCTTCGTTATCATCACCCACAACGACCAGCTAGCCGAAATGGCCGACCGTAAAATCACGATGAAGGACGGCCACATCTGGGAAGGATAG
- a CDS encoding RecQ family ATP-dependent DNA helicase — protein sequence MLHPTDDILHVLRQNWGHTRFRPMQEDIIRSVLAGQDTLALLPTGGGKSICFQVPALARPGLCLVVSPLIALMKDQVENLRQRNIKAEAVYAGMSHQEIDQTLDNCVYGPVKFLYVSPERLLTDMFRARVGKMKVSLLAIDEAHCLSQWGYDFRPPYLRIQELRELLPGVPCIALTATATEQVRADIVEKLQFGASHRVFQQSFARPNLSYSVLSTEDKLKRLLEVVRGVGANKTSIVYARTRRQTEEAANYLRQQGVAAAPYHAGLPSEQRTRTQQDWMQNKTRCIVATNAFGMGIDKPDVRLVVHLDAPDNLEAYYQEAGRAGRDEKYAFAVLLQGPNDADELRRRTQQAYPPLDTVRRVYQALANFSRTAVGGGELVAFDFDLQQFAETYRIKALDAHNSLRTLEREGFVQVNEAVNNPARVHIPIDHTDLYRFQVANQQHDQLIKSLLRFNGGELFAGFQRISENSLAQHLRLSVVDVRKMLVFLHRSGIIQYQPKHEAPQALFTTPRYDADKLPLDQKRLNQARELARHKTESVVQYAAGGRCRQQLLLEYFGELDAAPCNVCDFCLAKKKARQEAAVASGLREQLVALVKANPQTPREVLTHFAPGQATSVTELLRELVDLGEVRYAADGRLNG from the coding sequence TTGCTTCACCCCACCGACGATATTCTGCACGTACTGCGCCAAAATTGGGGTCATACCCGGTTTCGGCCCATGCAGGAAGACATCATTAGGTCGGTGCTGGCGGGGCAGGATACCTTGGCCCTCCTGCCCACGGGCGGCGGCAAGAGTATCTGCTTCCAGGTACCGGCCCTGGCCAGGCCAGGTCTGTGCCTGGTGGTGTCGCCGCTGATTGCGTTGATGAAGGACCAGGTGGAAAACCTGCGCCAGCGTAATATCAAGGCCGAAGCCGTGTACGCTGGCATGAGCCATCAGGAAATTGACCAGACCCTGGATAACTGCGTGTATGGGCCCGTGAAGTTCCTGTACGTGTCGCCGGAGCGGCTACTGACGGACATGTTCCGGGCGCGGGTGGGCAAAATGAAGGTGAGCCTGCTGGCCATTGATGAAGCGCACTGCCTGTCACAATGGGGTTACGACTTCCGGCCGCCCTACCTGCGTATTCAGGAACTGCGGGAGCTGCTGCCCGGTGTGCCCTGCATTGCCCTCACTGCCACCGCCACTGAGCAGGTACGCGCCGATATTGTGGAGAAGCTGCAGTTTGGTGCCTCGCATCGGGTGTTTCAGCAGAGCTTCGCCCGGCCCAACCTGTCGTATTCTGTCCTGAGCACCGAAGACAAGCTCAAGCGCCTGCTGGAAGTGGTGCGGGGAGTGGGGGCCAATAAGACAAGCATTGTGTACGCCCGCACCCGCCGCCAAACTGAGGAAGCCGCCAATTACCTGCGCCAGCAAGGGGTGGCTGCCGCGCCCTACCACGCCGGCCTGCCCAGTGAGCAGCGCACCCGCACCCAGCAAGACTGGATGCAGAACAAAACGCGCTGCATAGTGGCCACCAACGCCTTCGGCATGGGCATCGATAAGCCCGATGTGCGCCTGGTGGTTCACCTTGATGCCCCCGACAACCTGGAGGCCTACTACCAGGAAGCCGGCCGCGCCGGCCGCGACGAGAAGTATGCCTTTGCGGTGCTGCTCCAGGGGCCCAACGATGCCGATGAGCTGCGCCGCCGTACCCAACAGGCCTACCCACCCCTGGATACCGTGCGGCGCGTGTACCAGGCCCTGGCAAACTTCTCGCGCACGGCCGTGGGTGGGGGCGAGCTGGTCGCCTTTGACTTCGACCTGCAACAATTCGCGGAAACCTACCGCATCAAGGCCTTGGATGCCCACAACAGTCTGCGCACCTTAGAGCGGGAAGGGTTTGTGCAGGTAAACGAAGCCGTAAACAACCCCGCCCGCGTCCATATCCCCATCGACCACACCGACCTCTACCGCTTCCAGGTGGCCAATCAGCAGCACGACCAGCTCATTAAGAGCTTGCTGCGCTTTAATGGGGGCGAGCTGTTTGCGGGCTTCCAACGAATTTCTGAGAACAGCCTGGCCCAGCATCTGCGTCTAAGCGTGGTAGATGTGCGCAAGATGCTGGTGTTCCTGCACCGTTCCGGCATCATCCAGTACCAGCCCAAGCATGAGGCGCCGCAGGCCCTGTTCACCACCCCGCGCTATGACGCCGACAAGCTCCCGCTGGACCAGAAGCGCCTGAACCAGGCCCGCGAGCTGGCCCGCCACAAGACTGAGTCGGTAGTTCAGTATGCCGCCGGGGGGCGCTGCCGGCAGCAACTGTTGTTAGAGTATTTTGGGGAGTTGGATGCAGCGCCTTGCAATGTCTGCGACTTTTGCCTGGCCAAGAAGAAGGCCCGGCAGGAGGCCGCAGTAGCTAGTGGCCTGCGCGAGCAATTGGTGGCGCTGGTAAAAGCTAACCCACAAACTCCGCGCGAAGTCCTGACGCATTTCGCGCCGGGGCAGGCCACCTCCGTAACGGAGCTATTGCGCGAGCTGGTAGACTTGGGAGAGGTACGCTATGCGGCTGATGGGCGGCTAAACGGGTAG